A single genomic interval of Orcinus orca chromosome 19, mOrcOrc1.1, whole genome shotgun sequence harbors:
- the MIEN1 gene encoding migration and invasion enhancer 1 gives MSGETGPASAAPPPGEVEPGSGVRIVVEYCEPCGFEATYLELASAVKEQYPGIEIESRLGGTGAFEIEINGQLVFSKLENGGFPYEKDLTEAIRRASNGEPLEKITNSRPPCVIL, from the exons ATGAGCGGGGAGACAGGGCCGGCGTCCGCAGCGCCCCCTCCCGGGGAGGTCGAACCGGGCAGTGGGGTCCGCATCGTGGTTGAGTACTG TGAACCCTGCGGCTTCGAGGCGACCTACCTGGAGCTGGCGAGTGCCGTGAAGGAGCAGTATCCTGGCATCGAGATCGAGTCGCGCCTGGGGGGCACAG GGGCCTTTGAGATCGAAATCAATGGACAGCTGGTGTTCTCCAAGCTGGAGAATGGAGGCTTTCCTTATGAGAAAGAT CTCACTGAGGCCATCCGAAGAGCCAGTAACGGAGAACCCCTAGAAAAGATCACTAATAGCCGCCCTCCCTGCGTCATCCTGTGA